The DNA window TTACGTGGAGAACGGTCAGTTCCTTTATGTGAACAGGGGGCTTGGCTATGTGGCTTTTCCGGGCCGCATCGGCATGCCTCCCGAAATAACCGTCATTGAACTTAAATCAGGAATTTAGGCTTCACCGCCTCCCTCCCATTGCCCGGAGTTCCATAAGCTGGCCGAAATCAAAATCGGCCGCCATCATAACAATCTGCTCGATATCAATATCCCCCGAAAGGGTTATCGCCATTAACTGACCATCAGTTTCCGAAATTATGGTCACAAGATCGGTTACCCTGCCACTGTTTTCCTTCATTCTCATATTTATCAGCCTGCCACTGTCAGATATCCTGATAAGCTCCTCGTATTGGTACCTGGTCAGCATTTCTTCCAGATTTCTGATAATCTCTTTGCTTTCTGATGCAGGTATGCCTTCGCCGAATGATATCAACCCGACCTGCCTGGCATCGCCAAAAAAGCGGTTCATTCCGGGGTCGTCTGCCACGCTTAGAGCCAGCGTCAGCAGGGCCGGGGGTATCTTCAGGTAAAAGAACCCCCTGTTATCCTGGTAAAGGTGCCTTACCTCATCCTCGAAAGACTTTGGCTCACTGGTGCAGGCAGGGAAAAGGATCATAACCGAGGTTGCTGCGGCCAGTAATGTTCTTGTGACTGTGTTCATCAGTTTCTGTTTATATGCCAGGAGCCTGCCCATGGCAAACCCTTGCAAAGGTATAATTATAATTTTACAGGAGGTTATTCAATTTTTTGAAGGGCATCAAGTCCCTCGAGATTCATCGATTTTGATATCCGGGCTATAGTGTTCAGGTCAATATTGCCCTGGATGCTGATCAGCGCATTGTTGGTGGCTCCTCCAGCAACCATAAGCAGTTCGCTTATAAGGCCATTCTTCTCTTTTATCAGGAATTTAAAGTCCTGGTCACGCTCCCTGACGACCATCAGCTCCTCGTATTCGCCGGCAGGCAGGTCAGCCATTATTTCATTGAAAAAATTAACACCTGCGGGTGACTTCTGGTCGGATGCAAGGATCCTTATCCCGGTGAGCTTCCCGAATACCTCTTCAAATTCCTTGTTCTCAGGCTCAAGATTTGCAAACAGCCTGAACATATGGCGCGAAATATAGACGGAGGTGTACCCCTCGCGTCCCGAATATTTTTCAAACAGCCGGTCTACCGGACTGCCCTGTGCGAAAAGGCAGAACGGCATCAGCATAATTGTCGCTAAAATCACTGTAGTTCTCATATTATTGTTGTTTTTTGGTTATTCAGATTTGATTTCACTATCTATAGCGGACTTCCGCAGGCCTGATACGGTCTCTTCAAACAGTGTCAACGCTCTTAATTCGGTCGCACCCTGGTGAAACCTGTGCATTGACTCAAGCTCACGTGTTGCATCTGAAATTTTTGTGAGCGGCCTTAGCTCTTCTGTTCCGGTATTCATAACCGAAGAGACCATGATCAGCGCGTTTTTGGCCTCTTCGTAGGCCAGTATCATCTCCTGCTCGGTATAATAAACATCATATGTAATCCTCTCCTGCACCTGTCTGTCGAAAAGCAGCAGGTAACTACCTGCCAGCAGAAGTATTGATGCAGCTATGCCTGACACCATATAGAGCATCCGGCTTTTTCCTGGCCGGAACTTCTTGCGCTCATTTTCACCAATGGCTGCCATCACCTTTTCATCAAAATCCTTGTCAGGTATACCTTCCGAAGAGGCATTTGCCAGCGACATAAACAGCATCCTGTCAGCCTCCATCTCAGGGGGTACATCCTCAGTAGTGAAGAACCGCTTCAGCAGGTCCTCCTCCTCCCTTCCGGTATTCCCTTCATAATATTCAGCCAGCATGGCTTTTATCCTTTCAATATCCATGTTCAACCGTGTTTAGATATAGTTCCCTGATCTTTTTTCTGGCACGTGAGAGGTTAACCCTTATTGCATTAATATTCATATCGAGCACCTCCCCTATCTCTTCAAAACCGTAACCTTCAATATCACGCATGTGCAGGACTGCTTTCTGCTGTTCGGGGAGTTCCTCCATCAGTCTTCTCAGATATTTGGCAGTATCTTTCATCTCGGCAATCCTTTCAGGGCCTTCATCTCCCGTTTCAGTCCGTTTCAAACTCTGCGTCTGCTCAATGGATACGGTCCTTCTTGCTTTTATCCTGTCGAGGCAGTAGTTCCTGGTTACGGTCATTGCAAATGCCTCCGGTGAATTGAGTTCCTCAAGCTTTTTCCTGTTGTTCCATAGTCTCATGAACACTTCCTGTACGGCATCCTGTGCTTCATCAGTGTCGCTCAGTATCGAGCAGGCAAACCGGTACAGCTTGTTCTTCAAAGGCAGTATATCCTGTTTAAACCGGTTTGTATCCATCTGCATCGAACAAAAGAGAGTTGTTTTACAAAATAAGCACCTGTAGCTGAATAATCATATTGCAGGTGACATTTTTTATTGTCCGGCAGCCTGCAGCCCATTACCTGCTGCTGCACATTTTTAATCATTGAGGTGCATGAAATGCTGCATTCCGGGTGCATTTATTCCAGAGAGTGACGCTATCTTATTCATGTCAATGCTGCCTTTAATGCATATCAATGCGTTATCGCCATCACCTCCGACCAGCAGTATCAGTTCCTTTACCAATCCCCCCTCCTCGCTGGCAAGCATCAGGACCTGCTGATCATCACTGCTCACCCGCATAAGCTCATCGTACTGTTCAACCATAAGGTCCTGAAGCACTTCATCGTAGAGGTTGAATGAGTGTGATTTCACCAAAGCCTCTGGTGCATGGAGAATAAGAACTGAGCTTACAGCCGATGCCAGGCTTTTAAGGTCATGGTCATCAGGATCCATACCGGCTATAAGATTGAACATTCCGGGTGAGATCTGCACGCTTGTTATGCCAGGTATGCCGGAATATTTCTGAAATATCCGCTCGGGCACATCCTGTTGTGCGGCCATTGCCAGGGGCATTATGGCCATTACGAGTATAATTGCCGTCTTCTTCATCTCTTTTTAATTTAGTTTTTAATATTCAATTTCTGATTTTCTTGTGGCCGGAAGCGCTAAACAACGTTTGCCGGTCGACCCTTTCAGAATGAAGACGAACATAATTACCTTTCATTACAGCAGCAATAAAAAAATTATTGCTTGCTGAATATATTTGGTTTTTACAGGCCTGGCATATTGTAAGGTGATCTGCAATACTTAACTCTATTTATCGCGATTGAAGTTTATCAACTGAAGCAGCCCTCAAGCACCTTTACAAGGAATTCAGGTATCCTGACGGGCCTCTCCCTTTCCCTGTCAATGAAGACCAGGGTGGTGCTTCCTTCGTTGACCAGTTCACCGGCTTCATTATGGATCAGGTAGTCGAACACTATCCTTGTCCGGGGCATTTCGCGCACTATGGTCCGGACGGTCAGCAGGTCATCATACCTGGCTGGTTTACGGTACCGGCACTCCATTGAAATGACGGGCATTACAATGCCCATCTCCTCCATCTTCCTGTATGTAAACCCGAGATGACGCATCATTTCGGTCCTTCCTGTTTCATAGTAAAGCGGATAAATTCCATAATAGACAACGCCCATGGCATCTGTCTCGCCATATCTTACGCGCACCTGTGTTTCATACGTGCAAATCATGTTAATCAAATTAATAAGAAGTGAATTATGTTTAGCATACTATCGGTATTCAGTGCCTTGAACGTATGGAACCCGCATGGTTTGTTTATGTTATTTTGTCTGCCGAAGGCTGATGCGGGTTTCATGACAATTCATGGCAAATTATTTTTTAATGGGTGAATCGGGCTCCTTTGCCAGGTGGTTGTAAACCATCCGGTCAAGTACCGAAGGAGCAAACTTTTTCAGCAATACCGTAAGTCTTCCCTGGGTTGTCAAATTCAGTGTCCGCCTCCTTTTGATAACGGATTTTACAATTTTCCGCGCAACCTCTTCGGCACTCATCATCCTCTCCTCTGCCCGGGGAGATTCACCCTGTGCGGATCCGTCGCCTGAAAGTGCCGTCTTCCTGATGTTTGAGGAGGTGAACCCCGGTGCAGCGATCAACACGTGCAGCCCCCTGTCCATATACTCAATCCGCAAAGCTTCCAGGAAACCATGCATTGCAAACTTGGATGCGGAATAACCGGTTCTTCCCGGCAGGCCCTGGTACCCCGCTATCGAAGAGATGCCGGCCACCGACCCTCTTGCTTCCAGAAGGTACGGGAGGGCATATTTGGTACAGTATACCGACCCCCAGAAATTGACGTCCATCAATTGTTTCAGGACCTTAAGGTCTGTATTTCCAAAAAGCGCTCTCATTGAGAGTCCCGCATTGTTTACAAGCACATCGATAGTGCCGTATTCATTACAGGCTGCTTCAACCATGGCTTTGCAATCGGCTTCGGCCGATACGTCAGTTCTGACTGCCAGCGCCCGGTACCCCTTCTCTCTCATCTTCCCGGCAGTAGCGGAAATCTTCTCAAAATTCCTTGCAGCCAGCACAACTGAGGCGCCTTTGGCGGCAAACTCCCACGCACAGGCAAGGCCGATACCCGATGATGCACCTGTAATTATTACTGTCTTGTTTTCCACTTTGATAAAAATATAATCTCCTAAAATAAATAAATCTTTTTGATCATTTCAATCACACCTTGTTGCCGTATCCTACCCCTGAGCATATAAGATTGACAGCCAGCTTGTAATGATGGCACGGCAAATTACTTCAATCTAAAAAAGGAGAAAAGCTTTGTGATAAAATTTAAAGATGTTATCTTTGCAAACGTTTTCAAAAACAGTTACAGGATGATTCAGTAGCTCAGCTGGTAGAGCACATCCCTTTTAAGGATGGGGTCCTGAGTTCGAGCCTCAGCTGAATCACTCCGGCAGGCGGGGATACTTCCCCCGCCTGTTTTGATTCTATGGTGTAACAGTGCTTTGAAAATGTTGTATCCTTTTAAGGTTATTCTACCTGTTTTACTATGGACTTTTGCTATACCAGCCTTATATTCTGCTTCTTCACTCCCGGTTGTTGAGTTTGTATTTCTTCTGAGACCAGAACATTATTATAATGCCCAGGGCCAGGAAAGAAGCAGCCATGGCGAAGGTGAAAGTGAATCCTGCAATTTCGTATATAAATATACCCGCCAGCGGCATGAACAGCGCCCTGACCCCTGTAAGCGACAAATGGATCGACTGGTAGTCACCGGCTTCATTACGGTTGCAGAAAAATGCCGATCCTATACTCCATGAGATTGCCATGGTTGAAATAAAGATACTGTTGAACAGCACTCCCGCAAGTAAAGCAAAATATATCTGGATACCCATAAAATCAATATAAACAGGGAAAATCAGGGTAGCCGGGAATGATAATAGATACATGGCAAGTGAGCCGTAAGTGAGTGATGCGAATTTCCTTGGATCGGTGTTTGCAAGCATCCTTCCGAAAACCGGGAGCAGAAAAATGGCAATAAGATTATAAAAGTTCTTATAAAAAGCTACACTTGAGTAGTTCAGCCCCACTGCCCTGTCGTAAAAGATGGTGATAACTGAATTGGTACCCATAAAAGCAAGCCCGTAAAGCATAAAGCCAACCTGGTAATGGAGGTATGGCCTGTTGGTCCGGAATATGTCAGCTACCCTTTTAAGTGCACCTGAAAAGAGCTGGCCGCTGAATATCCCGGGTGATGCTCTATCCTCACTTTCAAATGGTATTGAGGTTAGCAGATATACCGACATGATCCCCAGTACAGCAACCAAAGGGTAAATATAAACGAATGCGAAAGGATCCCTGTCCAGCAAAAGACCGAAAAGGAATGTGGAAGCCAGTGTTGTTATTTTTTTTGATGAGGTTGCATAGGAATATAGTTTTCCGAAGCTTTCAGATGTGTAATTCTGTTTGAGGAGAATATTGATTGAAGGGAAAATAAGAGGAGTTGCCAGGTAGTATACCAGGAATATTAACAGGAACATATAATGGTAAACAGAATCACCTCCCATCTCAGCAATATTACGCGGGAAAAAAAGCAGGAACAGTAGAGGCAGCCTGGTAATGACTGCAGTCCGACG is part of the Marinilabiliales bacterium genome and encodes:
- a CDS encoding acyl-CoA thioesterase; this translates as MICTYETQVRVRYGETDAMGVVYYGIYPLYYETGRTEMMRHLGFTYRKMEEMGIVMPVISMECRYRKPARYDDLLTVRTIVREMPRTRIVFDYLIHNEAGELVNEGSTTLVFIDRERERPVRIPEFLVKVLEGCFS
- a CDS encoding DUF4252 domain-containing protein; protein product: MKKTAIILVMAIMPLAMAAQQDVPERIFQKYSGIPGITSVQISPGMFNLIAGMDPDDHDLKSLASAVSSVLILHAPEALVKSHSFNLYDEVLQDLMVEQYDELMRVSSDDQQVLMLASEEGGLVKELILLVGGDGDNALICIKGSIDMNKIASLSGINAPGMQHFMHLND
- a CDS encoding RNA polymerase sigma factor, producing the protein MQMDTNRFKQDILPLKNKLYRFACSILSDTDEAQDAVQEVFMRLWNNRKKLEELNSPEAFAMTVTRNYCLDRIKARRTVSIEQTQSLKRTETGDEGPERIAEMKDTAKYLRRLMEELPEQQKAVLHMRDIEGYGFEEIGEVLDMNINAIRVNLSRARKKIRELYLNTVEHGY
- a CDS encoding DUF4252 domain-containing protein codes for the protein MRTTVILATIMLMPFCLFAQGSPVDRLFEKYSGREGYTSVYISRHMFRLFANLEPENKEFEEVFGKLTGIRILASDQKSPAGVNFFNEIMADLPAGEYEELMVVRERDQDFKFLIKEKNGLISELLMVAGGATNNALISIQGNIDLNTIARISKSMNLEGLDALQKIE
- a CDS encoding SDR family oxidoreductase — protein: MENKTVIITGASSGIGLACAWEFAAKGASVVLAARNFEKISATAGKMREKGYRALAVRTDVSAEADCKAMVEAACNEYGTIDVLVNNAGLSMRALFGNTDLKVLKQLMDVNFWGSVYCTKYALPYLLEARGSVAGISSIAGYQGLPGRTGYSASKFAMHGFLEALRIEYMDRGLHVLIAAPGFTSSNIRKTALSGDGSAQGESPRAEERMMSAEEVARKIVKSVIKRRRTLNLTTQGRLTVLLKKFAPSVLDRMVYNHLAKEPDSPIKK
- a CDS encoding DUF4252 domain-containing protein, which produces MGRLLAYKQKLMNTVTRTLLAAATSVMILFPACTSEPKSFEDEVRHLYQDNRGFFYLKIPPALLTLALSVADDPGMNRFFGDARQVGLISFGEGIPASESKEIIRNLEEMLTRYQYEELIRISDSGRLINMRMKENSGRVTDLVTIISETDGQLMAITLSGDIDIEQIVMMAADFDFGQLMELRAMGGRR